One window of Acidimicrobiales bacterium genomic DNA carries:
- a CDS encoding IS3 family transposase — protein MTYTFIAERCSDLPISTCCRVMGVSTSGFYQRRRQPVSDAELAEAWAANEVFDIWKMSRHSYGAPRVRNELRLGRGVRRSKTTCERLMRVCGAVGIHYPAKRGKNGCTRRDGTDPNPDLVNRSFDPDGPDRLWVMDVTEHPTDEGKVYLAAVIDAWSRRVIGWSIADHIRAELVADALQMATWRRRPLEGHTIAHSDHGSVYTSWLFGHRLRSAGILGSMGSIGDAYDNSVAEAFFSSLQRELLDQHHWTTRDQLAAAIFEWIEAWYNPQRRHSYNNGLSPLDHETAHAA, from the coding sequence ATGACCTACACCTTCATCGCCGAGCGTTGCTCGGACCTGCCCATCTCGACGTGCTGTCGGGTGATGGGGGTGTCAACGTCGGGCTTCTATCAACGACGGCGCCAGCCGGTCAGCGACGCCGAACTCGCCGAGGCGTGGGCGGCGAACGAGGTGTTCGACATCTGGAAGATGTCCCGGCACTCCTATGGGGCGCCCCGAGTCCGCAACGAGCTGCGCTTGGGTCGTGGAGTGCGTCGCTCCAAGACCACCTGTGAGCGCCTGATGCGGGTGTGTGGGGCTGTTGGCATCCATTACCCGGCCAAGCGCGGCAAGAACGGCTGCACCCGCCGCGACGGCACCGACCCGAACCCGGACCTGGTCAATCGGTCCTTCGATCCCGACGGACCCGATCGGCTCTGGGTGATGGACGTCACCGAACACCCCACCGACGAAGGCAAGGTCTACCTCGCGGCGGTCATCGACGCTTGGTCACGGCGTGTCATCGGCTGGTCGATCGCTGATCACATCCGCGCCGAGCTCGTCGCCGACGCCCTGCAGATGGCGACCTGGCGGCGCCGGCCGCTCGAGGGCCACACGATCGCACATTCCGATCACGGCTCGGTCTACACCTCATGGCTGTTCGGCCACAGACTCCGATCAGCCGGGATCTTGGGCTCGATGGGATCGATCGGCGACGCCTACGACAACAGCGTCGCCGAGGCCTTCTTCTCCAGCCTGCAGCGCGAGCTGCTCGACCAACACCACTGGACCACCCGTGACCAGCTCGCCGCAGCGATCTTCGAATGGATCGAAGCCTGGTACAACCCGCAGCGCCGCCACAGCTACAACAACGGGCTCAGCCCCCTCGACCACGAGACCGCACACGCGGCATGA
- a CDS encoding transposase: MPRPHPPEFRHRAVELARLREKPVAQIAEDLGISDSCLRGWMKQADIDEGRRADGLSTAEREELVKLRRELKVARLENEILKRAAAYFAAENVLPK, translated from the coding sequence ATGCCCCGTCCACACCCGCCTGAGTTCCGTCATCGCGCGGTCGAGTTGGCCCGGCTCCGTGAGAAGCCGGTCGCGCAGATAGCGGAGGATCTCGGGATCTCTGACAGCTGCCTGCGCGGCTGGATGAAGCAAGCCGACATCGATGAAGGCCGAAGGGCCGATGGCCTGTCGACCGCTGAGCGAGAGGAGCTCGTGAAGCTGCGCCGGGAGTTGAAGGTCGCCAGGCTCGAGAACGAGATCCTCAAGCGCGCGGCCGCGTACTTCGCTGCGGAGAACGTCCTCCCAAAATGA
- a CDS encoding VWA domain-containing protein: MSDETNAVTATDVTVVLDRSGSMAAITHEVIAGFNGFLSDQAASAGKCRLTLVQFDSEDPFEVVIDDLPVAECVGLTTATYEPRGGTPLYDALGNALVYAEKRLAAADGEVDPLVVVITDGLENSSSDYTREQVFERITELRDRGWTFAFLAANQDAMSAGGAIGLAGGSTANWDASAEGIDLAFSLVADRVTEFRGRSREDRLAARDDFFEEGEA, translated from the coding sequence ATGAGTGACGAGACGAATGCGGTGACGGCCACGGATGTGACGGTGGTCCTGGACCGGTCGGGTTCGATGGCCGCGATCACCCACGAGGTGATCGCCGGCTTCAACGGGTTCCTGTCGGATCAGGCCGCGTCGGCGGGGAAGTGCCGGCTGACGCTGGTGCAGTTCGACTCCGAGGACCCCTTCGAGGTGGTAATCGACGATCTGCCCGTCGCCGAGTGCGTCGGGCTCACCACCGCGACCTACGAGCCGCGTGGTGGCACCCCTCTCTACGACGCGCTCGGGAACGCACTCGTCTACGCGGAGAAGCGACTGGCCGCAGCCGACGGCGAGGTCGACCCGCTGGTTGTGGTGATCACCGACGGTCTCGAGAACTCGTCGTCGGACTACACCCGTGAACAGGTTTTCGAGCGGATCACAGAACTGAGAGACCGGGGTTGGACGTTCGCGTTCCTCGCTGCCAACCAGGACGCGATGTCCGCGGGCGGTGCGATCGGTCTGGCCGGAGGCTCGACGGCGAACTGGGACGCTTCGGCCGAGGGCATCGACCTGGCGTTCTCGCTGGTCGCGGACCGGGTCACCGAGTTCCGTGGCCGTTCCCGCGAAGACCGCCTCGCCGCCCGCGATGACTTCTTCGAGGAGGGCGAGGCGTGA